The proteins below are encoded in one region of Candidatus Planktophila lacus:
- a CDS encoding endonuclease/exonuclease/phosphatase family protein: protein MRITSWNLLHGQPIPPLSAGPSQESLAAAVRQLESEVIAVQEVDYKLPRSKMRNQVSDIADVIGAKDWAFAPSIIGTPGEKWRKLNHSDSRLITDEKSDLAGSYGIAIASTIPVVKWHRLDLGNSVFGMPLVVPTESETSSKPKIRAIYVHDEPRLALGATLANGWTIFNTHLSFVPGVNLFQLKKLKRWALNVAQETNTKPLILGDLNLPKNLPVAGSDWKSLIQQNTYPSWGAKIQFDYLLTHGAIDGVKDLGTIATGISDHLPLRAEIN, encoded by the coding sequence ATGCGCATCACCTCGTGGAACCTGCTCCACGGCCAGCCTATCCCGCCACTTTCGGCCGGACCCAGCCAGGAAAGCCTTGCTGCCGCAGTGCGCCAGCTTGAGAGCGAGGTCATTGCAGTTCAAGAAGTTGATTACAAATTACCGCGATCAAAAATGCGCAATCAGGTTTCAGATATCGCAGATGTAATCGGCGCTAAAGATTGGGCCTTTGCACCAAGCATCATCGGAACACCTGGTGAGAAATGGCGGAAGTTAAACCATTCAGATTCGCGATTGATTACCGATGAAAAATCGGATTTAGCAGGAAGCTACGGAATCGCAATTGCTTCAACTATCCCTGTCGTGAAATGGCATCGTTTGGATCTCGGAAATTCAGTTTTTGGTATGCCGCTAGTTGTTCCGACTGAAAGTGAGACAAGTAGCAAACCGAAGATCCGGGCGATCTATGTTCACGATGAGCCCCGTTTAGCACTCGGTGCAACACTTGCAAATGGCTGGACGATCTTTAACACTCATCTCTCATTTGTTCCGGGCGTTAACTTATTTCAGCTTAAGAAGTTAAAGCGTTGGGCGCTCAATGTTGCGCAAGAGACAAATACCAAACCTTTAATTCTTGGCGATTTAAACCTGCCGAAGAATCTGCCAGTTGCAGGATCTGATTGGAAGTCGTTGATCCAGCAGAATACTTATCCGTCATGGGGCGCCAAGATTCAATTCGATTACTTGTTAACTCATGGCGCAATTGATGGCGTTAAAGATTTGGGAACAATCGCAACTGGCATCAGCGATCACTTGCCGCTGCGTGCAGAAATTAATTAG
- the nudC gene encoding NAD(+) diphosphatase: MSAVNGQVSKMDRAGHLRTNQTTLDQMWQRAKIIHVADSRLAVEAGGTKLRYLTADQVQSLIESGEYKLGEKYFLGLDEIDQEPFFAWSSSPVAPQGEKAPDGYLTLREIGGLISEFEMEVSLHTVALANWHRSHTHCARCGAPTSVAQGGAIRTCDKDQSEHYPRTDSAVIVLVRDHDDRILLGHQPVWPEGRFSCFAGFLEPGETFEQCVHREVLEESGVAVREINYLGSQPWPFPASIMISFDAVTDFPEVARPDGQEITEVKWFSRAEVKAQSDAGTLLLPPNMSVARKMIDRWFASGAEGQDKEGNGGAKLIGGETWR; the protein is encoded by the coding sequence ATGAGCGCGGTCAACGGACAGGTATCGAAGATGGACCGCGCCGGCCACCTGCGCACAAACCAGACCACTCTCGATCAGATGTGGCAGCGCGCCAAGATTATTCACGTCGCGGATTCTCGTTTAGCCGTTGAAGCAGGCGGAACCAAACTCCGTTACTTAACTGCCGACCAAGTGCAATCCCTGATTGAAAGTGGCGAGTACAAGTTAGGCGAAAAGTATTTCCTAGGTTTAGACGAGATAGATCAAGAGCCATTTTTTGCCTGGAGCTCATCACCAGTTGCACCACAAGGTGAGAAAGCGCCAGATGGATATTTAACCCTTCGCGAAATCGGCGGGCTAATTTCGGAATTCGAAATGGAAGTTTCCCTTCATACCGTGGCCTTGGCTAACTGGCATAGGTCGCACACCCATTGTGCGCGATGCGGTGCACCAACTTCAGTTGCCCAAGGCGGCGCAATTCGTACCTGCGATAAAGATCAGAGCGAGCATTATCCGCGCACAGATTCAGCAGTTATCGTTTTAGTTCGCGATCATGATGATCGTATTTTGTTGGGCCACCAACCAGTTTGGCCCGAAGGTCGCTTCTCTTGCTTTGCCGGCTTTTTAGAGCCTGGTGAAACTTTTGAACAATGTGTACATCGCGAAGTTCTTGAAGAATCAGGCGTTGCCGTGCGCGAAATTAATTACCTAGGTTCACAACCTTGGCCATTCCCAGCATCAATCATGATCTCATTTGATGCTGTTACAGATTTCCCAGAAGTAGCGCGCCCTGATGGGCAAGAGATCACCGAAGTTAAATGGTTCTCGCGCGCTGAAGTAAAAGCGCAATCAGATGCCGGAACTTTATTGTTGCCACCGAATATGTCAGTTGCGCGCAAGATGATCGATCGTTGGTTTGCAAGTGGCGCAGAGGGTCAAGATAAAGAAGGAAATGGTGGCGCCAAACTTATCGGTGGTGAAACGTGGCGCTAG
- a CDS encoding ATP-dependent helicase has product MALDNSSGDISSGDIRAEEILAALDNDQRAVALATRGPVCVIAGAGTGKTRAITHRIAYAAAIGTMDPQKVLALTFTSRAAGEMRTRLRSLGVPTVAARTIHAAALKQLIYFWPTVFGGRVPELMTAKAGFIGEAINRAGLSGELRATSRELMRDIASEIEWAKVSQVAPEDFVSEIDKRTQKPRISAEKLAKVYTAYESVKKQELAIDFEDVLLLTAAMLEEERTVRERVQDQYRYFTIDEYQDISPVQQRLINAWLGTRQDICVVGDPAQTIYSFAGATPVFLNSFTNRFPDAEVIRLSTGYRSTPEITFAANSLLRHGLMGQELVALNDHGTKPSVDGYANEDAEIAGVLAEITALLQSGTQAQEIAILARTNNQLKGVERSMNKLGLPYQVRSTERFFDRQDVRDFLKEVRRASVLPTEGVSWIDELRTIAQPFLTGESIDGIAALLHLARELDADAGFSPKTLRSYLREIEDRVQQNNPPTMPVVTLATLHAAKGLEWERVFLIGASEGILPLETGVTGQSDAVIDEERRLFYVGMTRAKVDLHISHRQNPSRFLREAGLLS; this is encoded by the coding sequence GTGGCGCTAGATAACTCTTCTGGGGATATAAGCAGTGGAGATATTCGAGCTGAAGAAATTCTCGCTGCTCTCGATAACGATCAACGCGCTGTAGCCCTTGCTACTCGCGGACCCGTCTGTGTAATCGCAGGCGCTGGCACCGGTAAAACTCGCGCGATCACACATCGCATTGCATACGCTGCAGCGATCGGAACGATGGATCCGCAGAAAGTATTGGCGCTAACATTTACCTCGCGTGCCGCAGGCGAAATGCGCACCCGCCTTCGCTCGCTAGGCGTTCCAACCGTTGCCGCACGCACGATTCACGCAGCAGCGCTTAAACAATTGATCTACTTCTGGCCCACCGTATTCGGTGGCCGCGTACCTGAACTCATGACCGCTAAGGCAGGTTTTATTGGCGAGGCAATTAATCGCGCAGGTTTATCGGGCGAACTTCGTGCCACATCGCGCGAGCTGATGCGCGACATTGCCAGTGAAATTGAATGGGCGAAGGTTTCACAAGTTGCACCAGAAGATTTTGTTTCTGAAATCGATAAGCGAACTCAGAAGCCGCGCATTAGCGCCGAGAAATTAGCCAAGGTCTACACCGCTTATGAAAGCGTAAAGAAGCAAGAACTGGCAATCGATTTTGAAGATGTACTTCTCTTGACCGCTGCAATGTTGGAAGAAGAGCGCACCGTGCGCGAACGTGTGCAAGATCAATACCGTTACTTCACTATCGATGAATATCAGGATATTTCACCGGTACAACAACGATTGATTAACGCTTGGCTGGGTACTCGCCAAGATATCTGTGTTGTTGGAGATCCGGCGCAAACCATTTACTCATTCGCGGGCGCAACGCCTGTTTTCCTAAATAGCTTTACCAATCGTTTTCCCGATGCCGAAGTAATTCGCTTAAGCACTGGCTATCGCTCGACCCCCGAGATAACCTTTGCTGCAAACTCTTTACTGCGCCATGGTTTGATGGGACAAGAGCTAGTTGCTCTTAACGATCATGGCACCAAGCCTTCTGTAGATGGCTATGCCAATGAAGATGCCGAGATTGCTGGAGTACTAGCCGAAATCACTGCGCTGCTACAGAGCGGAACTCAAGCCCAAGAGATCGCGATCTTGGCTCGCACCAATAACCAACTTAAGGGCGTTGAGAGATCGATGAATAAGTTGGGTCTTCCTTATCAAGTACGCAGCACCGAAAGATTCTTTGATCGCCAAGATGTTCGCGACTTTCTAAAGGAAGTACGTCGCGCATCTGTCTTGCCAACAGAAGGCGTTTCTTGGATTGATGAACTTCGCACAATTGCACAACCTTTTTTAACTGGTGAAAGTATCGATGGCATTGCCGCGCTTCTGCATTTAGCGCGCGAACTCGATGCCGATGCTGGATTTAGCCCAAAGACGCTGCGCAGTTATTTACGCGAGATCGAAGATCGTGTTCAGCAGAATAATCCGCCAACGATGCCGGTCGTAACGCTGGCAACTCTGCATGCGGCGAAAGGTTTGGAATGGGAACGCGTATTTTTGATCGGCGCATCTGAA